The DNA window AGGGGTGATCAACTCTATTGATAGAGCATCCACAAAGATCACCAACGAGTTGCTATGTCCAACCGGGCCAAGAGAGGGGCGCTTCCAGGGTCTAGTGCTCGGATATGTACAGAGTGGCAAGACAGCCAGCATTGCAGCAACAATCGCGAAGGCCGCAGACAGCGGTTATCGCATGGTTATTGTTCTGTCAGGCATGACCAAGATTCTCAGGAAACAGACGCAGCTTCGTCTTTTATCAGATGTAGTCAACCACAATCCGTCTTTATGGCTTGAAGGAACGACCGTTGAGTGTGACTTCAAGCCTGGAAGCAGTCCGAAACTTCCAGTCGCGAGCAAAGGTAACTGCTCTCTTCTTGTAGTCAAAAAGAATGCAGCTGTTCTGAGAAGGCTGAAGAAAGCACTCAACAAACTCTCTGAGATCGAACGCAAGGGAATTCCGACACTAATGATCGATGATGAATGCGATCAAGCAAGCATTAATACAGCAGCACATCGAAGTTCAGTTACGCGGATCAACGGACTGATCCGGGATCTCTGTGAAAAGCTTCCTAGAGTCACTTACGTCGGCTACACAGCGACACCGTACGCGAATGTGCTGATGTCAGAAACCTCAGTTGATGGAAGCAGAGACCTTTATCCGAGTGAATTCATCATCTCCTTAGATGAACCCGAAGGCTACTTTGGAGCGAGAAGACTTTTCGGTGTCGACGTCGATGCGGAAAATGCGAATGAGCTTCCATATATCAGGAGAGTTCCTGCTAATGATCGAGAATACCTTCAACCACCTTCTCGGAGGGAACGTGAGATCTTTACCCCCCAAATGACTGCCAGCCTCGAGGATGCCTGCGACTGGTTCCTTCTGTCGCTAGCTGCTCGAATGGCTCGAGGACAAGAGCTTTCACATTGCTGCATGCTGATTCATACAACGATTTACGCAGGATGTCATCGAAGCATCCGTACGATGATTAGTCGGTCGTGGTTAATGCCTATGCGTGATGCTCTACTGAATAACGATAAAGGAAGACTCGGTCAGCTTAGAAATCTTTGGAACAGAGAAAGCTCAGTTCTCAGCGTAGAAAGAAGAAAAGAGCTGGATTGTCCAGATACCTTGGAAAATTTTGATGAACTGATTCCGTTCCTTTTTTCAGCAGCAGAAAGCATCTCAATGACTGTTGAAAACTCGGAAAGCGAATTGTCCGAACGACTCGATTTCAATTCAGGTCGTCCTGTACACACCATTGTGATTGGCGGCAATGTTCTGGCAAGAGGATTGACCATTGAGGGTCTTGTATGTAGCTATTTCATCCGCACAAGCTCGCAATACGACACGCTCATGCAGATGGGCCGATGGTTCGGCTATAGACGCGGCTTCGAGGATCTACCTCGCATTTGGATGACAAGGGAACTTGAGAGTGCATTCAGGGATCTGGTCAACGTTGAAGAAATGATCAGAGAAGAGATAGCAACCATCAGCCGTAAGGGGTGGACACCATCTGAGATGGCGGTAAGGGTGCCTCAGATCGCCGGATTGAGCATCACTGCCCGCAACAAGCTCGTGATGGAGAACCTGGAAGAATGCGATATCGGGTATTACGGAACGTACGAGCAGACCACCAGTTTTCCAGTTGACCGCAACTTTCACCACTCCAACTGGCATGCAGGTGTTGAATTGGTGAACGAAGTCATGGCCAATCGTAATATCAGCTTCAGCAAGGAACGTGCCTCATGTCTGTTCCGCGATGTTCCATATCGCTCGATCCTCCGATTCCTGCGTACCTACAGATTCGACCAAGAATCGATGACTAGTATTACTGAATTCCTGGAACGTGAAATCGACGCTGGCGAGGAAGCAATGGAGATTTGGAACTTAGGCGTTATAGGTAGTAGCAAAGGCAAACAAAGCAGCTTCGGAGTCATCAAGGATCATTCCTTAATCTCCCGCACAAAGGTTAATCCGAGTTACAAAAGTAGATTAGATGAGTCTTTGGATTTAGAGCTGAAGAGAGTGATCTACATCAAAGCATTGATGGGTGCGCGGGACATTTTGATTGACGTTGATCGCGATTCTTATCGTGAGTGGATGAAGACTGTCCCTGATCCTGACTTTGATCGCAAAAAGGATTCCTGGCGATCTATCATGAGATACAGAGATTACGCACTCGGTTGCAGGCCCCTTCTGCTTCTCTATCCAATTGACAAAGATTCGAAACCGGGAGGATGGAAATCCGACCAAAAAGCCAGTGAATCCGTCCGTCTGCCTCTGCTCCACGGTCTCCATTCAGAAGATGATCTTTCTGATGGACTGCTTGGGGTCGGAATTGTGTTTCCGGAAGTGACCACAAGCACCGCAAGGCATTTCCTCAAGGTCAAGCTCAACAGGGAGGTGGAGGGTGAGACTTTTGATGACGTTGATTATGAACTGATTGAACAACGTGAGGAGGAACAGTAATGATCCAGGAGATTAAAGAGATATGGGGTCAGATCAGGCAGAACCGTCCAGCTTCAGATGCGATCAGCGCACGCCCCCTTCCTGTCAGTGGTCTCGATCAGAACGATGTACTGCTTTGTATTACGCAAGACAGTAATGCTGGTCTCCTTCTCAGAAGCCAAGGTGGTAGTTCGCCCATGCCAAAGACTGGCTGTGGCCGGCTGATAGTGAGACGTGAGCAGTTACTGAGGGAGGGTTCGATACCGGACGATTACATCAGGATCGAATGTCTGGAATCAGACCTTGAGACTCCTTTCGCATTGCTGGCCAGCCAGGTTGTCAGGCATCTTGCATCCGGTGCGACAGCCACCAAGGCGTGCATGGAAGCAGTTCGCGAATTCCGTAGCCTGCTTTCTAAAGGTGGCGGCCTTCTTCCTTCTGAAGAAGAGATCCTTGGTCTGACCGGAGAACTCCTACTGCTCAGAAGGTTGGTCAACACCAGACCGCACCTCTGGGAGGGCTGGAACGGTCCTCTTGGATCGGCGCGTGATTACTCCTGGGGATCGGTCGATATCGAAGCCAAAGCATCAAGAATGGCTGGTGATTCAAAGCTCACTGTGAACGGGCTTGACCAGCTCCAACCGGAGGAAGGACGCGAGCTTCTCATTCACCATTCCGTTCTCACAGACAACCCCGCTGGATCGATTGATGTCCCTGGACTGGTTGATGAAATCAGGAATCAGATTGCTGACCCTGAAGCATTCGACACGAGACTGGTCAGCGCCGGATACCTCAGTGCGCAGAAAGAGCTCTGGCTCGAACATCGCTTCACCCTTCACGGATCCACCTTCTACAGGGTCTGTGATGGCTTTCCAAGGATCCGCAGGAGCGACTTCCCGGACGGCAATCTCCCTGCTGGTGTGTCCAAACTCCGATATGAAATCCTGCTTTCTAACTGCTCCGAATTTCGTCTTTCGACTTCAGAAGAGGAATCACTTCTTGCCGCTCTGACAGGACAAGTGGACGCGACATGACTCTGATACACCTTCATAGCGAACCCTTCAGCCGCGATGGCAACATTGCAGCGGATGGAGCAGCACGCCTCCTCGGTCAACCGGCACTCTCCCCTCTCGAGCTCGTCATCCGCGAGACCATTCAGAACAGTTGGGATGCATCACTCGAAATAAAAGGCACACCCCAATATTCAATCCGTATCCGCCATCTCAGCTCCTCTCAGATGGAGGCGATGCACTCTTTTTTCCAAGAGCTTCCACCTGATCAGGCCAATGAACCTATCGCAGGAGTTCTCCGTCGATTCCTGGACTCACCTGGACTTGTGATGGAGGTCTGCGATGCACGGACTCAGGGGCTGGATGGACCCACATCCGCCTCAAGAGCTCTTGTAGATGGCGAGTCAGCGAATTTCGTTAATTTCATCAGGAACATCGGCAGTGCAAGAGACGTTGCTCATGGTGGTGGGACTTACGGATTCGGTAAGTCATCCCTGTTCAAGATCAGCCGGTGTCAAACAGTTGTTGTCCATTCCGTTATCGCTACAGCGGATGGGCTTGAGCACCGCTTGATTGGCAAGGCTCTCGGCGCTGCGTTTGATCATGACGGTCGACGTTTCACCGGAAGGCACTGGTGGGGGGCAGCCGGTGAAGACGAAAGTGGTTCGGTGGATCCTGTTCTTAATGAAAGGGCGGAAGTAATCGCTTCTTCCCTCGGTTTCCAGAGCCGAACCACGCAAGAAGAGAGAGGAACCTCCCTGATGATCCTTGATCCGGATCTCGAGGAGTTCGACCCTTCCGGGGTTTTCGCGAACTCACCCTCAACAGAGATCCAGAACCACCTTGGAGCAAGGCTTCAGGACACGATCCTCTGGCACTGCTGGCCGAAATTCACCCGCCGTTCTGATGGGAGCCTGCCGATGGAATGCCGTCTGTCGATCCTGGGGGATGACTTCGCTCTACCGGACCCCGAGACCGTCTCGCCTCTCTTTCTGATGACCAAAGCTCTGGCGATGGCACGTGACAAGGAAGAGCTGATTCACTGCCAAAGACCGAAGAAACTTCTCGGTTTCTTCGGACAGAGCAGCGCATCGTTCGAGCTCGCTGCTGATGACCGCTTCCGTCGTCACCTTCGAGATACGGCACTGATCCCTGAGCGGCTCCATCATGTCGCTCTTCTTCGGCCGGCAGAGCTGGTCGTCCGCTACATGGAGGGCTCGATCAACGAAACTGAGCAGCGTCAGTGGGCCGGTGTCTTCATCACCGATATCGGTAAGAACGCCGAGGTGGAGAAGGCTTTCGCCATGTCTGAGCCACCGGCACATGATGACTGGCAACCGAAGGCGGCTCAAGCTCTGACGCCGCACCAACGGACCTACGTGAATGTTGCACTCAGACGGATACGGGAACGGATCAGCACCCTTTCAGGGAGCAACATCAGCCAGGGAGGTTTGCCTGGTGGTGAAGCCCGCAGTTCTCTTGCTGCCCTAGCCGGGGACATCGGGCGCTCCCTGATCGGTGCAGGCCCCGGCGGAGCGGATGGCAGCAGACCCAGCAGCAGCAGCGGTACTGGTGGTCGAAAAGCCGCTCTCCGTCTCGGATCACCGGTGTCGGAAGGAACAAGCCTCCGCGACGGTCAGCTTGTGGCACGCTTCAGGGTCCGTCTCACTGGCCAGAGTGATACCAGGCCGTCAATCACCTTCACACCATGGGTACAGATGGATGAGGGGGCCGGAGATCCTTTCGCTCCGAACGGAAAGTCACCCGAGGTGATCAGCGTTGAAATCGATGAAAACGAGGTGCCTCTGAGCGAAAAGGGATACATCTGTCAGGTGGCTCAAGGTGGCACGGATATTCAGGTTCTTGTGAGTATCCCGGATTATGTGGCAGTCGGCATAAGCCCGGAGATCGTCGCAGGAGATGAGGAATGAGCCGGATCGCTTTCCCCTATCCCACGCTGTTTCCTCATGTCCGTCAGCAGGGCTCCTGGGAAGCCTTCATCGACGGTAACCAGAGGCTTTTCAAAGATGGATCGGGGAGCTGGGACTACGACTCGGGGCTGGATGTCATCTGCCGATTTCCCTGGACAGCTGAAAGCTTGTTCGAGCAGGCGGAACTGACCCCACTGCTCGACAACGCCAGGCTTGCTCTGGTGATTTCCACGGGATCATCTGAAGGCACCGGCCGGCGTTTTGTGGCGACCGATCTGGCTGTGCGGGACTGTGCGGAGTGTGACGAAGGGGAGGGAACGATGCTCCGCATCAATCTTGAGTCGGCTCGCCTCTGCAACCGCATCAGAAGCTCTTTTTTTGTTTACAGCACCGGCGGAGAAATCGCCGGGATCAGACTTCTGGGTGGAAGCATCCTCTACAGAGAGGACGCCACACTGCAGCTTGAGGGGGATCTCGGCAGCTTCCCGATGCGATCCCTCGCCTTCCGCCCCCACAGCCTCGGAGACGGTCTGTGGCTCGTTGATTGTCATGCCGACAGCCCGGAAGATCCACTTATCTCCTCGGTTTCGTTGCTTCTCAACAGCGATCGACAGGTATTCATCGAACAACTGCAGAGCGAGGCAGAACAGACGGGCTTTCTGCGCTGGGCGGTTCGCGCTGATGTCATGGCAACGGTGCTGAGTTGGCTGCTGCTCAACGACGAATTCGGGTTCAACTTGGATCAGGAGTGGCCGGACGGCTCCGTCGGTGCCATCGCAACCGGATGGCTCATGAGCATGGGGGTGCAGGGTTGTTCGGCTCTGCAAAAGCTCACAGAGCAGATCAGGAGAGAGCCACACCGTTTCCGACAGCGTTGCCAGGCGGCCAGTGTTCTCTCGGCGACGGACTACCCATGACTCAGCTCATCCCGCAGATTCCGGCCGGGGTGGCTGAATCGCTTCTCTCTCAGCTTGCGCACTCCCGGTCCGCTGATCTTGATCCCGGCGATGAGCTCAGGATTCCGCAGGCCATCACCCAGCCGACGGGCGGCATGCCGATCACCGATGCGCTTCTGAAGGAACTTCGCGTCTCGATCGTCAGTTCTGCCCGTAACCATGGCTTTCCCGACAGCCGACCGACGAGCTTCCTGCGGTTCGAACTGGAGGTTGCCGAGGCGCTTGCAGCATGGTCACCACTGTGGATAGAGGAAGGGGCTCCAACAGGGGAAGCGCTGCGCAACGACTGCTGGACATTCATCACCATCGTGGTGCTTCCGGATGTTGCGCTATGGCGCTGGCCTTCGAAAGGAGGAGAGGACGGATCAGGAAGCCGCTCGTGGAAAGTGAGGATGTTGGGAGGTTCTCGCAACACCTTCCAGCGAATCTTCCGACGGGTGATGTGTCTTGATCGTGGAGCGGAGCACCCGGATCGCTGGGGACTGATTCGCGAGCTGCAGGAGGATGATTTCAGTGCGATCCTCGAACGACCTGGCCTGAGCAGCAACCGAGATGTTGCTGTCTGCCTTGGGGAGGAATTCCTTGCGATGAATCAGCGTCTCAGCCAGTTCAGCAAAGGAAATCGAGTGGATATCTACCGTCAGGCCACGAAGGCCATCCGTGCCTATGGCGTTGTGCAACCTCTAGATCTGCTCTCGACCGAACAGAGAGAAACCCTCATTCGTTCGGCGTTCCTGCGTTACGAAGGCGATTTGGCTGCTGCCGCTGAACTGCCCATTGGCTCCGAAACAGGCACTCAGGCCAAGCAGGAATTGACGAGGAAACAAGTGCGGAAAAGTTTTCTCAAACGGATTCTGGAAGGTGGTTGAAATTCATGTCCGCGAAACCACCATCACTGCGGCCCGCAGCCGCAACATGGCCGCGATCCGGGGACGGAACACATCTCCGGAGCTCAGGGTCCGCAGCCTTTTGCACGGCCTCGGCTACCGGTTCAGGTTGCACCGGCGTGATCTCCCCGGATCACCGGACATCGTTCTGCCGAGACACAGAACCGTTGTGTTCGTCCATGGCTGTTTCTGGCATCGGCACCCAGGTTGTCGCTACACCACGTCCCCGAAAACCCGGGCGGATTTCTGGGCCAATAAGTTTGAGCAGAACATGGAACGGGATGAACGCCAACAGCACCAGCTTCGTGAGATGGGCTGGTCCGTAATGGTCATCTGGGAGTGCGAACTGCGAGACCTGAAAACACTCACGCAACGACTGGAGAAGATCAGACGGACAAGCGGGCAGATATTTTCTGATCAGGTAGATAGCTAACCCACCTGCGCGCAGAGACCTGCGCAATACAGGGGACAGGGCCTTTCATCCGTCTCACGCGCCCCCTCACAGAAAGGTTTCGGTCCGCACCAACGATCAGCCACGACAACAGCTGAGCGGTAGATCCGGCCATCCTCATCCCCGCCGAGCACTAGACCGAGGTTCAGCTCACGGTGCTGACGAGAGAGCAGCTGCTCCGATTCATCGCTGCCGTTGATCCGACCCACCATCCGCCCCAGCCCGATGCTGCAGCTCCGGTCCGTCGTGATGCCGACCATTGCCAGGCATTGCCGGATCCTGTCCCGGCCGAGGCCCTTGAGATCGGTGCGAACCCATTCCCTCCATTCAAGGCCTTCCTTCAACTGGATTGCCACCTGCTGAAGAAGGTTCTCGTTCTTCTCGAGGTGAAGGCTGCGGAAGGTTCTGCGCCGGCTGGGTTCGGCATCGGCGAGGAACGACTCATGATCGGGCCAGCGCTGAAGCACCCGTTGCCAGAACTGCATCTGCCTCTGTACAGGCAGCTGGGTCACCAGCAGTTCCCCGAGGAACACCCTCCAAGCTTTCAGCTCCTCGGGAATCTCCACTCCGTTCTCCTTTTGCCGTGCCCATGGCTGTAGTGCCACGACACCTTCATCGCGATACCAGTCGAGGAGTTCCTGACGGATCGTCTCAGGTGATCGCCAGAGGACTTCTTCGGTGCGTTGCTTGATCGCATCCAGCATCGCTCTGCCCAGCACTTCCCCCACCAGTGGGGCCACCGCCTCCCCCACCTGGTGGAAACGGTTTGAAGGTGTGCCGTGGAAGCGGAAGCCATCAGGGAACGACTGCACCCTTGCCGCTTCCCGGATCGACAGGGTCCTGTTCTGCTGGGGGTGGATGTACCAGTAGCCGTCCTTCGCCATGTGAGCCGTCACCGTCAGACACGGCTCCTTCCCCTTGAGGATGTTGTATTTGTTGCTGAAGCTGCTCTCCCGGTCCTTTCTGTTCAGCAGCTTTCCTTCCCTCTTGGCGCGGCTGGTGACGGCATAACGGCGCTGTTCCTCACTCAGCTCGTGATAGCGGAGACCTGTATCACGCATCAGCTGGAAGGTTTCCAGATCATCGCCTCGCACCTTGCGGGTGATGTGGTCGTGCAGGACATCCCGATCAACGGGAAGCCAGCTACGCATCAGCTTCTGGTAAGCGTTGCCCGGGCCGCGGTAATCGCAGGTCTCGTTCCACTTCTCCCACCAGTCACCTTTCAGTTCCGGCAGATCGCCGATGGCCTCCTCCAGGCTCACCGCTTCTTCCAGGGAACTGCAGCTGGGTTCCGGCCAGACCAGCGGTGAGCAGTAGCTGTTGCCTTTCGCATTAGGCAGTCGGGTGCCAGCAATGAATAGCCGCGGCCGAAGCTGGGGAACGCCGTGTTCCCAGGCATGCACGAGGCGTGCATGCACCCGGTAGCCGGCGGCTTCAGCACGGCTGACAATTCCACGGAACACCTCCTGGTCACCCGTCTGGGCGATGTCAGGAACGTTCTCCATCAGGAAGGCACGCGGCATGACGCCCTCCACAACTGTGAGGAACGATTCCCACAGTTCGCGGCGGCCCTCGTTTAGCTCCTTGTGTTGTTCGATGACGTCATCGTCGTGCTTCCGCCAGCGGATGTTTCGGGAGAAGGGCTGACAAGGTGGCCCACCGGCTACGAGTGCAACTTCCCCACCGGCGTTGAGCTGGCGGCAGAGCTGCGCCAGCACCTCGGGGTCACTCAGATCGCACTGTTCCGAGCAGCCGCCGAAATGATGCCGGTGAGTCGCGATCGAGTCCGGCCGGATGTCGCAGGCCAGAACCACTTCGAAGCCGGCCCGGTGCAGGCCAAGGCTTAGACCTCCGGCACCGCTGAACAAATCCACCGCAAGCGGGGTATCCGCAGCGATCGAGCGCATGTAGCCGGGCAATTCATCAAGGCTGCAGCTGGCTTGATTCGGCTCGAGAACCTGTTCGGGCCCTTTCAAGGCCTTCAACCGATGCGGATCGTCCGGGATCAGGCTTTTCACCATCAGGCGTTGTTCCCCTCGTCGTTGCTTCGGATCAGGTCCGCGATCTCGCCTTCCTCCAGCAGGTCGAGACAGATCGATCCGCCGAGGCCGTTTAGGCGGCGGACTCCCGCACGAACCCTCAGATCAGGAAGATCCGCCAGTTCACCTGTGAGCACCCTGTTCACCGCCGGCAGCAGGCCGTATTCCCGGTCACTGATGCCGAGATGCAGCTCCTGGCTGGTGAACAGCCGCCTGACGAGATCGTAGTCCTCGCCTTCGGGGCCGATAAGCCTCTGAGCGGCGAAGAAGAGACGGGCGAAGGTGTTGCGGCCGTGGCCGTTGATCGAGGCGGTGCCCAGAAAACGAACCGCCGGCACCGGACGATGCCCTTTCCCGCTGAGGAATCCGTCCTCGGGATCGGCGGGTGCGCTTCCCCTCCATCGCCTCCACACCAGATCGTGATGGCGAACAAGGCAGAACCAGTGCCAGACGCGCATGTCGGTGGTCACCGATTCAGGCAAGTGTCGCAGGGCTCTGTGCAGTGGCTCCACTAGAGCGCCATCCATCGCGGACTCGCGGACATCACTGCTGAGCAGTTGCTCCAGTGCGGCATCGAAACCCGAGAGGTCCACCTCGGCATCCACCCGTTTCACCTCCAGCAGATGGGGATCGCGAAGCGCTTCCACAAGCCCCTGTTCACTCACCGGATGCACGAGCCGGAACAGATCGTTGCTCATGCCGCCTCCGCTTCGATGGCCGCCTCAGCCTCCGCCGCTGGGTGAACCTGCTGGGCATCGGCCATTGCCTCGGCAAGTGTCACCAGACGTGTCTCTTCCTGAATCAGTGCCGGCATCCTCAGCATCAGGCGCATGAATCCTCCCGGGCTGTGGAGTTCACGCACGAGCAGGGGAAGGGCGCTGTGGGCAGGCAGATCAGCGCCGGTTAGCCCCGGAGCGAACAGCCCGAGCAACCGGCTCTGCCAGCTGTTCATTGATGCGATCGCCTCTTCGGGATCGATGCTCCGGTCCTGATCCACGATGCGCTGCAGATCGGCGAGTGCTCCGGAGACAAACAGAGGCCAGACGCCTGAGCAGATCGCCATGAACACAGCATCACGCTGCAGCGCCGGACCGTTGCGGCGTCTGCCGCGGCTCATCAGCAGCCTCCGCAGGGGAGCCGAGACGTTGGCGTTGAGTTCAAGCACCGGCGGCTCGCCGGGCTGAAGCCGCCAGAGCTGCTGGCTCGCTCCACTGGGGAAGTCGGTCCAGCGCAGCTGGAACAGGGCTTCGCTCTTCGCACTTCTGCTTGTGAAGCGCACCGTATGAATGCGGCTGCGGCCGACGATCTGTCCCTTCTTGTCGGCGAACCCTTCGCTTGGCTCTTCCGCTGCTGCCGTACGGACCAGAAGAGCTTCGGCTCGGATCTCCTCTCCATCAAGAAGAGCTGAGAAATCATGCTCGGCGAACCACAGTCCGAGGCCGTCATCCTCAAGCGGCACCACGATTCTGCGACCGGTTGATCTGCTGATCAGGCGGCAGATGAAGCGAGCGGGGGGCTGCTTCTGTTCCTCAGCAGGGAAACAGTCTTCCCAGCCCCATGGCGGTGTCAGCAGGATCTCCAGACGGACGGCTTCTGTCGCACTGCTGAAACGGAAGGTGACCGCGTTGCTCACCTCCTGAATCACCTCTTCGGAAATGCTTTCCGGAGCGGTGACGCGGAAGGCGCCATCCAGGTCGACTGTCTTCCAGGGAAGGAATTCCATGGCTCAACCCCCCTGCCGGAAACCGGCCAGTGTCGGGTCAACGCCCGCCGGTGGCCGGACCAGACAGCGGAACGGGAGTGTGCCGAAGCCTGAGCTCACCGAGAAGACGAAGCGCCTTGCATCGGAATCATCAAGGCTCACTTCGCTGACGGAGCCCATCAGTTCGAGGTCGCTGATTCTCCAGGCCTCTCCCTTGCCGGAATCGGCCAGGCTGCTGAAGCTGAGGCCTGCGGTGGCGCTTGCCTCTCCCTTGCCATGGCGGATCAGCTCACCCTGGAGCGACCACCCTTCCCGTGATGGATCAAAGCAGCATCCATCTCTGTCCAGAACGATTTCCAGTCGCGGTCGTTCGCCGCGTTTCTGCTCCGAAGGCGAGCTGACAGCCCGGCCGAGATTGAGCATCCGTGCCAGCAGTTCGGGGCCTTCATCCGGTGACGGTTCATCTGCAATCAGCAGTTTCTGGATCACCAGCTGCCGCAGCTCCGAGCGAAGGCCCCTCAGTCGCCCGGCCGATCCACGCCAGTCGTAGCTCTCCCTAAGACGCCGGGTCGTCGGCAGCCAGTCGTCATGGGTGACGGGCTCCGCAGCCCGGAAGTACTCCTCCACATCCGCCGGCACTGCGCTCTGAGCATCCATGGCTGCGGAAGCCGGGATGTGCTGAATGGCATTGCCCACCAGTGCAGCTGCGCAGTAGGCACCTCCATCGTTCAGACGGTTTCCGTCGACATAGTCGACGACCATGCCCGCGCCGCGGATCAGAGCGATGGTGGATCGGCAGGGCAGGCAGCCTTCGGTCGGGCTGACTCTGGTCACACCGAGGCGGATGGTGGTTTCCGCGGGCTTATGCAGCAGGTCAGGCCGATCCTCAGGGTGGATTCTCCTGGGGAGGGGAAACCCGGTCAGATCCAGAGCGGCGGAGTCTCCGGGTTCCAGGGCGGCAACGGTGCCAGGTTCGGTCCGGCTGGCGGCGAGGAAGGGGGCCCAGACGCCGTTCACTTCGGCACGGCACACATGGCTCGGATGTGTTTCTCCGCTGCGGAAGACACGGGCCTGAACCTCGAGGCGCCCCCAGCTGATCGCTGGCCAGAACCATTTCGCTGCAGCATCGGTCAGGTCTGCGCAGAGCTCCTCAGGATCACGGATGCCGAGTTCTCCGGTGTCCTCCCGATCCGGTTCATGGAAGGCGGGAATCAGCAGGGTCGTTCCGCTTCCGCTGAGCCCGGCCCGGTCCAGTTTCAGATCGATACATGCTTCCTCCGATCTCCAGTCAGACAGAGCCACATCGATTCCGTCGCGGAGACCGGGTGAGCCGAGATAGGCCCCATCCAGAAATGAAGCTCCGTCGAGCTCATGGGCCGGGATCTCGCTTCGCCCGAACACCCTCAGGCCTTCCTGTTCCCTGCCATGCACGCGCGAGGAGAACAGAACCGTGAGCAGGCGGGAATGCATCCAGCTCACCGCCTTGCCGAGCCCGAAGCTCCCACCTCGCCCGGTGTCGTTGCCCGTGGAGAAATTTTGAATGCAGAGGCGGCGGAAGTTGCCGGCCTCATCCCAGTCATCACCCGACAGCCCTTC is part of the Synechococcus sp. WH 8016 genome and encodes:
- a CDS encoding Z1 domain-containing protein, whose product is MDDISGIVIQLKNMLRAEPLDIKTAAEKFKEQLAPIPDTFAERVDRAAEELVRQETQIISFYPVPLVTAAKQGRWYFGPVDNQSPSWQAYRSHLSAKGWSEGVINSIDRASTKITNELLCPTGPREGRFQGLVLGYVQSGKTASIAATIAKAADSGYRMVIVLSGMTKILRKQTQLRLLSDVVNHNPSLWLEGTTVECDFKPGSSPKLPVASKGNCSLLVVKKNAAVLRRLKKALNKLSEIERKGIPTLMIDDECDQASINTAAHRSSVTRINGLIRDLCEKLPRVTYVGYTATPYANVLMSETSVDGSRDLYPSEFIISLDEPEGYFGARRLFGVDVDAENANELPYIRRVPANDREYLQPPSRREREIFTPQMTASLEDACDWFLLSLAARMARGQELSHCCMLIHTTIYAGCHRSIRTMISRSWLMPMRDALLNNDKGRLGQLRNLWNRESSVLSVERRKELDCPDTLENFDELIPFLFSAAESISMTVENSESELSERLDFNSGRPVHTIVIGGNVLARGLTIEGLVCSYFIRTSSQYDTLMQMGRWFGYRRGFEDLPRIWMTRELESAFRDLVNVEEMIREEIATISRKGWTPSEMAVRVPQIAGLSITARNKLVMENLEECDIGYYGTYEQTTSFPVDRNFHHSNWHAGVELVNEVMANRNISFSKERASCLFRDVPYRSILRFLRTYRFDQESMTSITEFLEREIDAGEEAMEIWNLGVIGSSKGKQSSFGVIKDHSLISRTKVNPSYKSRLDESLDLELKRVIYIKALMGARDILIDVDRDSYREWMKTVPDPDFDRKKDSWRSIMRYRDYALGCRPLLLLYPIDKDSKPGGWKSDQKASESVRLPLLHGLHSEDDLSDGLLGVGIVFPEVTTSTARHFLKVKLNREVEGETFDDVDYELIEQREEEQ
- a CDS encoding PD-(D/E)XK motif protein, which translates into the protein MIQEIKEIWGQIRQNRPASDAISARPLPVSGLDQNDVLLCITQDSNAGLLLRSQGGSSPMPKTGCGRLIVRREQLLREGSIPDDYIRIECLESDLETPFALLASQVVRHLASGATATKACMEAVREFRSLLSKGGGLLPSEEEILGLTGELLLLRRLVNTRPHLWEGWNGPLGSARDYSWGSVDIEAKASRMAGDSKLTVNGLDQLQPEEGRELLIHHSVLTDNPAGSIDVPGLVDEIRNQIADPEAFDTRLVSAGYLSAQKELWLEHRFTLHGSTFYRVCDGFPRIRRSDFPDGNLPAGVSKLRYEILLSNCSEFRLSTSEEESLLAALTGQVDAT
- a CDS encoding very short patch repair endonuclease → MVEIHVRETTITAARSRNMAAIRGRNTSPELRVRSLLHGLGYRFRLHRRDLPGSPDIVLPRHRTVVFVHGCFWHRHPGCRYTTSPKTRADFWANKFEQNMERDERQQHQLREMGWSVMVIWECELRDLKTLTQRLEKIRRTSGQIFSDQVDS
- a CDS encoding DNA cytosine methyltransferase; amino-acid sequence: MVKSLIPDDPHRLKALKGPEQVLEPNQASCSLDELPGYMRSIAADTPLAVDLFSGAGGLSLGLHRAGFEVVLACDIRPDSIATHRHHFGGCSEQCDLSDPEVLAQLCRQLNAGGEVALVAGGPPCQPFSRNIRWRKHDDDVIEQHKELNEGRRELWESFLTVVEGVMPRAFLMENVPDIAQTGDQEVFRGIVSRAEAAGYRVHARLVHAWEHGVPQLRPRLFIAGTRLPNAKGNSYCSPLVWPEPSCSSLEEAVSLEEAIGDLPELKGDWWEKWNETCDYRGPGNAYQKLMRSWLPVDRDVLHDHITRKVRGDDLETFQLMRDTGLRYHELSEEQRRYAVTSRAKREGKLLNRKDRESSFSNKYNILKGKEPCLTVTAHMAKDGYWYIHPQQNRTLSIREAARVQSFPDGFRFHGTPSNRFHQVGEAVAPLVGEVLGRAMLDAIKQRTEEVLWRSPETIRQELLDWYRDEGVVALQPWARQKENGVEIPEELKAWRVFLGELLVTQLPVQRQMQFWQRVLQRWPDHESFLADAEPSRRRTFRSLHLEKNENLLQQVAIQLKEGLEWREWVRTDLKGLGRDRIRQCLAMVGITTDRSCSIGLGRMVGRINGSDESEQLLSRQHRELNLGLVLGGDEDGRIYRSAVVVADRWCGPKPFCEGARETDERPCPLYCAGLCAQVG
- a CDS encoding DUF6339 family protein; protein product: MSEQGLVEALRDPHLLEVKRVDAEVDLSGFDAALEQLLSSDVRESAMDGALVEPLHRALRHLPESVTTDMRVWHWFCLVRHHDLVWRRWRGSAPADPEDGFLSGKGHRPVPAVRFLGTASINGHGRNTFARLFFAAQRLIGPEGEDYDLVRRLFTSQELHLGISDREYGLLPAVNRVLTGELADLPDLRVRAGVRRLNGLGGSICLDLLEEGEIADLIRSNDEGNNA